The Candidatus Methylomirabilota bacterium genome includes a region encoding these proteins:
- a CDS encoding FmdB family zinc ribbon protein, producing MPTYEYECEACGRVYEVWQRISASPLTHCQFCNGPVHRLLAAAPFILKGGGWHATDYPSESRKKAMEAEKKTAPAETAGSAKSAEGAPDSTAKPAPDSTAKPTPSPGSSSSSTTD from the coding sequence GTGCCGACCTACGAGTACGAGTGCGAGGCGTGCGGGCGGGTCTACGAGGTGTGGCAGCGCATCTCCGCGTCCCCGTTGACGCACTGCCAGTTCTGCAACGGCCCCGTCCACCGCCTGCTGGCCGCCGCCCCGTTCATCCTGAAGGGGGGCGGCTGGCATGCCACGGACTACCCGTCCGAGTCGCGGAAGAAGGCCATGGAGGCCGAGAAGAAGACCGCGCCGGCCGAGACGGCCGGGAGCGCGAAGAGCGCGGAGGGCGCCCCGGACTCGACGGCGAAGCCAGCCCCGGACTCGACGGCGAAACCGACCCCGAGTCCAGGCAGCTCGTCCTCTTCGACCACGGACTGA
- a CDS encoding gamma carbonic anhydrase family protein, with the protein MIRAFQGKLPRIHETAFIAETADVIGDVEIGEQSSVWFQTVVRGDVNWIRIGHHTNIQDGTVIHVDRGGPPVEIGDYVTLGHAVRLHGARIAPHCLIAIGAIVLNGVVIEEESIVAAGALVAPGTHVPRRTLMMGSPARPKRTLTEADLELIHRPTNNYVRLKDQYREGM; encoded by the coding sequence GTGATCCGGGCCTTCCAGGGGAAGCTCCCCAGGATCCACGAGACCGCGTTCATCGCCGAGACGGCGGACGTCATCGGCGACGTGGAGATCGGGGAGCAGTCGAGCGTCTGGTTCCAGACCGTCGTCCGAGGGGACGTGAACTGGATCCGGATCGGCCACCACACCAACATCCAGGACGGCACCGTGATCCACGTCGACCGGGGCGGGCCCCCCGTGGAGATCGGCGATTACGTGACCTTGGGGCATGCCGTGCGCCTCCACGGAGCACGGATCGCCCCGCACTGCCTGATCGCCATCGGGGCGATCGTGCTCAACGGCGTGGTCATCGAGGAGGAGTCCATCGTGGCCGCCGGCGCCCTGGTGGCGCCGGGGACCCACGTCCCGCGCCGGACCCTGATGATGGGGAGCCCGGCGCGGCCCAAGCGGACGCTGACCGAGGCCGACCTCGAGCTGATCCATCGGCCGACCAACAACTACGTGCGGCTGAAAGACCAGTACCGCGAGGGGATGTAG
- the hisS gene encoding histidine--tRNA ligase translates to MARQPKLSTEPPRGMRDILPEEAELRDATAQTILAVYRQYGFRRVETPALESIHLLTQGEGGENEKLIFKVLKRGEKLDLAGATGEADLVDLGLRFDLTVPLARYYAHNHAKLPKPLKAVQIGPVWRAERPQKGRFRQFTQCDIDILGVTSAVAEIELILATTEALSALGFEDLSVRINDRRILTAMAESCGFDRGRHDSLFITLDKWDKLEPAAIAEELRQAGHPEAAIHCVIERFTTLKAGGELEPLKAYVSDPETQKAVSGLQQIVQAARAHTPVSFDATLVRGMSYYTGPIFEITSARFPSAIAGGGRYDKLIGKILGQDVPATGFSIGFERVILILAERAAGRAGRRQRVALLFDEATPDLKPVLERARQLREQEKLAVSLELHARRRGPQLAALEAQGFDGFVDGPEGPLRWFGET, encoded by the coding sequence GTGGCGCGCCAGCCCAAGCTCAGCACGGAACCACCTCGCGGAATGCGGGACATCCTCCCCGAGGAGGCCGAGCTGCGCGACGCGACGGCCCAGACCATCCTCGCCGTATACCGCCAGTACGGGTTCAGGCGCGTCGAGACCCCGGCGCTCGAGAGCATCCACCTGCTGACGCAGGGCGAGGGCGGCGAGAACGAGAAGCTGATCTTCAAGGTCCTCAAGCGGGGGGAAAAGCTCGATCTGGCCGGTGCCACCGGGGAAGCCGACCTGGTGGATCTCGGCCTGCGATTCGACCTGACGGTGCCGCTGGCCCGCTATTACGCCCACAACCACGCGAAGCTGCCGAAGCCCCTGAAGGCGGTGCAGATCGGTCCGGTCTGGCGCGCCGAGCGCCCCCAGAAGGGGCGGTTTCGCCAGTTCACCCAGTGCGACATCGACATCCTGGGCGTCACCTCCGCGGTCGCCGAGATCGAGCTGATCCTCGCCACCACCGAGGCGCTGAGCGCGCTCGGCTTCGAGGACCTGAGTGTCCGGATCAACGACCGGCGGATTCTCACCGCCATGGCGGAGTCGTGCGGCTTCGACCGGGGGCGCCACGACAGCCTCTTCATCACCCTCGACAAGTGGGACAAGCTCGAGCCGGCCGCGATCGCGGAGGAGTTGAGGCAGGCTGGTCATCCAGAGGCGGCGATCCACTGCGTGATCGAGCGGTTCACCACGCTCAAGGCGGGAGGCGAGCTTGAACCGCTGAAGGCCTATGTCTCCGACCCGGAGACCCAGAAAGCCGTCAGCGGCCTGCAGCAGATCGTCCAAGCCGCGCGGGCCCATACCCCGGTCAGCTTCGACGCGACGCTCGTGCGCGGGATGTCCTACTACACCGGACCGATCTTCGAGATCACCTCGGCCCGCTTCCCCTCCGCGATCGCGGGGGGCGGACGTTACGACAAATTGATCGGCAAGATCCTCGGCCAGGACGTGCCGGCCACCGGGTTCTCCATCGGTTTCGAGCGGGTCATCCTGATCCTGGCCGAGCGAGCGGCCGGGCGCGCCGGCCGCCGGCAGCGCGTCGCGCTGCTCTTCGACGAGGCGACGCCCGACCTGAAGCCGGTCCTGGAACGGGCGCGGCAGCTCAGGGAGCAGGAGAAGCTCGCGGTGTCCCTGGAGCTCCACGCCAGACGGCGGGGACCGCAGCTGGCGGCACTCGAGGCGCAGGGGTTCGACGGGTTCGTGGACGGGCCCGAGGGCCCGCTCCGATGGTTCGGAGAGACGTGA